The following proteins come from a genomic window of Geomonas sp. RF6:
- a CDS encoding sensor histidine kinase, with translation MKLNTKLVMIMLSLLIMAVLILFVMNQASQNDLVQEIQESSTEVSKAIQLSVEDLTSDSELESSRLKEYMKQAKTKGINQINIISNEGEIINSSDPAQVGKKREIKKLEKGLKARKGGASSVNASLHPYDLVVPVIVGDEQLGYVQVNLLLDNIRDIQHANFVRRLAATSMVFVIGMILTIFLARRYTAPIHRLASGVKDVSAGDLSVTFQVQSGDEMGELAENLNEMVAKLKERELLEKRLFEAEHLSKVGQLASGIAHEIRNPLNYISLAIDHLQSELLPICPGRSDELTSITSTIKEEVRKANYMVLNFMNYGRPLKLRRQKISYADLLDKTMPILQDKLREQQIEVVREIAADLPVINVDPELMRNCLTNFITNAAQSMHDGGKIVLGATLDEKNGTVRLTFSDSGTGIPPQDLEKVFQPYFTTKEAGIGLGLAITERIVKEHGGSLEVASTVGVGTTFTVILPAEQQPAQNQDSAAPQSSAA, from the coding sequence ATGAAACTAAACACAAAGCTCGTGATGATCATGCTGTCCCTCCTGATCATGGCCGTGCTCATCCTCTTCGTGATGAACCAGGCCAGCCAGAACGACCTGGTGCAGGAGATCCAGGAGAGCTCCACGGAAGTATCAAAGGCGATCCAGCTCAGTGTCGAGGACCTGACCTCCGACTCGGAGCTCGAGTCGTCCCGCCTGAAGGAGTACATGAAACAGGCGAAGACGAAGGGGATCAACCAGATCAACATCATCAGCAACGAGGGGGAGATCATCAACTCCTCCGACCCGGCGCAGGTCGGGAAGAAGCGTGAGATAAAGAAGCTGGAAAAGGGGCTGAAGGCACGCAAAGGTGGAGCTAGCTCCGTGAATGCCTCACTGCACCCCTACGACCTGGTGGTCCCGGTCATCGTGGGGGATGAGCAGCTTGGCTACGTACAGGTCAATCTCCTGCTGGACAACATCCGGGACATCCAGCATGCGAACTTCGTGCGGCGTCTCGCGGCCACCAGCATGGTCTTCGTCATCGGCATGATCCTCACCATCTTCCTCGCCCGCAGGTACACGGCACCGATCCATCGACTGGCGAGCGGCGTGAAGGACGTCTCCGCCGGGGACCTGAGCGTGACCTTTCAGGTCCAGAGCGGCGACGAGATGGGGGAGCTCGCGGAGAACCTGAACGAGATGGTTGCAAAGCTGAAGGAGAGGGAGCTTCTGGAAAAGCGGCTTTTCGAGGCGGAACACCTCTCCAAGGTCGGGCAGCTCGCCTCCGGCATCGCCCACGAGATAAGAAACCCGCTGAACTACATAAGCCTTGCCATCGACCACCTGCAGAGCGAGCTTTTACCGATTTGCCCGGGGCGCAGCGACGAGCTCACCAGCATCACCTCCACGATCAAAGAAGAGGTGCGCAAGGCGAACTACATGGTGCTGAATTTCATGAACTACGGGCGCCCCCTCAAGCTGCGCCGGCAAAAGATCTCGTACGCTGACCTGCTGGACAAGACGATGCCGATCCTGCAGGACAAGCTGCGGGAGCAGCAGATAGAGGTCGTGCGGGAAATTGCGGCGGATCTGCCCGTTATAAATGTGGACCCGGAGCTCATGCGGAACTGCCTGACCAACTTCATCACCAACGCCGCGCAGTCGATGCACGATGGCGGGAAGATCGTGCTCGGCGCGACGCTCGATGAGAAGAACGGCACCGTCCGCCTTACCTTCAGCGACTCCGGAACAGGGATCCCCCCGCAGGACCTGGAAAAGGTGTTCCAGCCGTACTTCACCACGAAGGAAGCGGGGATCGGGCTCGGGCTCGCCATTACCGAGAGGATCGTGAAGGAACACGGCGGTTCGCTGGAAGTGGCGAGCACCGTGGGAGTGGGGACGACCTTCACTGTCATCCTCCCCGCGGAGCAGCAGCCCGCGCAGAACCAGGATTCAGCAGCGCCGCAGAGCTCCGCGGCGTAG
- a CDS encoding HDOD domain-containing protein, giving the protein MNKELEAAINSAVDLPTIPVVALKVMQLIESESATADELAKVVASDPAVAARVLKISNSSFYGCQRQIQTLSTAVVILGFSTLRSLVVAASVKQVYKPYGLTEKMLWEHSFAAGLAARIIASATRAANEEEAFLAGLFHDIGKIIMNTLDKRKFQDVMQLCYNEGISFREGEKLLYPFGHDEVGAHVIRKWNFPQLLTDAVLQHHALDFDEISDPAVVNLAAVISLADLFCLKLGIGVREPQELDVAGSKAAALLRMNEQKVNEVMEIFREAFEKDRTVFA; this is encoded by the coding sequence ATGAACAAGGAACTAGAAGCCGCAATCAACTCGGCGGTTGATCTGCCGACCATCCCCGTGGTGGCACTGAAGGTGATGCAGCTGATCGAGAGCGAAAGCGCCACCGCCGATGAACTGGCGAAGGTGGTCGCTTCCGATCCTGCCGTGGCCGCCCGCGTCCTCAAGATATCGAACTCCTCCTTCTACGGGTGCCAGCGCCAGATCCAGACGCTATCGACCGCTGTCGTCATCCTCGGGTTCAGCACCTTGCGCAGCCTCGTGGTGGCGGCATCCGTGAAGCAGGTGTACAAGCCGTACGGCCTCACGGAGAAGATGCTGTGGGAGCACTCCTTTGCGGCGGGGCTGGCAGCGCGCATCATCGCCAGCGCGACCCGGGCCGCGAACGAGGAGGAGGCCTTCCTCGCCGGGCTCTTCCACGACATCGGGAAGATCATCATGAACACGCTGGACAAGAGGAAGTTCCAGGACGTGATGCAGCTGTGCTACAACGAGGGGATTTCCTTCCGGGAAGGGGAGAAGCTCCTGTACCCCTTCGGGCACGACGAGGTCGGAGCCCACGTGATCCGCAAGTGGAACTTCCCGCAGCTCCTTACCGACGCCGTCCTGCAGCACCATGCGCTGGACTTCGACGAGATCTCGGATCCAGCGGTGGTGAACCTCGCGGCAGTCATCTCCCTTGCGGACCTCTTCTGCCTGAAGCTGGGGATCGGGGTGAGGGAGCCGCAGGAGCTGGATGTAGCCGGCTCGAAGGCGGCAGCTCTCCTGCGCATGAATGAGCAGAAGGTGAACGAGGTCATGGAAATATTTCGGGAAGCGTTCGAGAAGGACCGCACCGTCTTCGCCTGA
- the yihA gene encoding ribosome biogenesis GTP-binding protein YihA/YsxC, producing the protein MIVKSAHFVKSATRPAHYPEGDLPEIAFAGRSNVGKSSLVNVLVNRKNLVRTSSTPGRTQLINFFQVNDCFTLVDLPGYGYAKVPLEVKKAWRPMMETYLSKRRNLRGVVLIVDIRRTPVEEDLQMLEWLRAYSVPPIVVVTKCDKVSKNERARQTAIIAERLGVEKSELSFFSALSKEGKDGIWARIDALLEVGAEGTEQPENAGIEAS; encoded by the coding sequence GTGATAGTAAAAAGCGCCCATTTCGTAAAAAGTGCCACGAGGCCAGCCCATTACCCGGAGGGGGATCTTCCGGAGATCGCCTTTGCCGGCCGCTCCAACGTCGGGAAATCCTCGCTGGTCAACGTGCTGGTAAACCGCAAGAACCTGGTGCGGACCAGCTCGACCCCCGGGCGCACCCAGCTCATCAACTTTTTCCAGGTCAACGACTGCTTCACCCTCGTCGATCTTCCCGGCTACGGCTATGCGAAGGTCCCGCTGGAGGTGAAGAAGGCGTGGCGGCCGATGATGGAGACCTACCTCTCCAAGAGACGCAACCTGCGCGGGGTCGTCCTCATTGTGGACATCCGCCGGACCCCGGTGGAGGAGGACCTGCAGATGCTCGAGTGGCTGCGTGCCTACTCCGTTCCGCCGATCGTGGTGGTCACGAAGTGCGACAAGGTCTCCAAGAACGAGCGCGCCAGGCAGACTGCCATCATCGCCGAGCGGCTGGGGGTCGAAAAGAGCGAGCTGAGCTTCTTCTCCGCCCTTTCCAAAGAGGGGAAGGACGGCATCTGGGCGCGCATCGACGCGCTCCTCGAAGTCGGCGCTGAAGGAACGGAGCAGCCGGAGAACGCGGGTATTGAAGCGTCTTGA
- the cobU gene encoding bifunctional adenosylcobinamide kinase/adenosylcobinamide-phosphate guanylyltransferase, translated as MSKIVLVTGGARSGKSRFAEQLAEGYPPLRGYLATAEPRDAEMTERIARHQERRGAGWETVEEPLELLAALQRNEGRYSIFLVDCITLWLSNLLFALEGDASQIISRVRELAAAFSTFSTPLILVTNEVGMGIVPEHPLARTFRDLAGEANQIIAAAADEVYVSISGMPLKLK; from the coding sequence ATGTCCAAGATCGTACTGGTAACCGGGGGGGCGCGCAGCGGCAAGAGCCGTTTTGCGGAGCAGTTGGCAGAGGGGTATCCCCCCCTGCGCGGCTATCTTGCCACCGCCGAGCCCCGTGACGCAGAGATGACGGAACGAATCGCGCGTCACCAGGAGAGGCGGGGGGCAGGATGGGAGACGGTTGAGGAGCCTCTGGAGCTTCTCGCGGCGCTCCAAAGGAACGAGGGGCGCTACAGCATCTTCCTCGTCGACTGCATCACGCTCTGGCTTTCGAACCTCCTCTTTGCTCTGGAGGGGGACGCCTCGCAGATCATTTCGCGGGTCCGGGAGCTCGCGGCGGCTTTTTCGACCTTCTCCACCCCCCTTATTCTGGTGACGAACGAAGTGGGGATGGGGATCGTGCCGGAGCATCCGCTGGCTCGCACTTTCCGAGACCTAGCGGGGGAGGCGAACCAGATCATCGCCGCCGCGGCTGATGAAGTCTACGTTTCGATTTCGGGGATGCCGCTGAAGCTGAAGTGA
- the cobT gene encoding nicotinate-nucleotide--dimethylbenzimidazole phosphoribosyltransferase, which yields MELLQNTLGRIEPVEEAFLTKAQAKLDQKTKPVGSLGRLEEVARRVAAIRRTLSPETEKKVIYTFAGDHGVVDEGVSAFPKEVTPQMVLNFLSGGAGVNVLARHAGAEVRVVDIGVDYDFVPAPGLTIRKIARGTRNFAKNSAMTTEEAVAAIEVGISLADEAKREGVAMLGTGEMGIGNTTPSSAIIAALSGCSVSEVTSRGTGINDAALKRKVEVIEEALALHRPNPEDPLEVLAKVGGLEIAGIAGLVLGAAANRIPVVVDGFISTAGALIACEMHPAARDYVFAAHSSVEVGHALMLQRMGAQPLLDLKLRLGEGTGAALAMSLIEAGVKVLNEMATFDEAGVSAG from the coding sequence ATGGAACTGTTACAGAATACGCTCGGCCGGATCGAGCCGGTAGAAGAGGCATTCCTCACGAAGGCGCAGGCAAAGCTCGATCAAAAGACGAAGCCGGTCGGGTCCCTCGGGCGGCTCGAAGAGGTCGCCCGCCGCGTTGCGGCAATCAGGCGCACCCTCTCCCCGGAAACAGAGAAGAAAGTCATCTACACCTTCGCCGGCGACCATGGCGTCGTCGATGAAGGGGTCTCGGCCTTTCCGAAAGAAGTCACTCCCCAGATGGTCCTCAACTTCCTCTCCGGTGGTGCCGGAGTAAATGTCCTGGCACGCCACGCCGGCGCCGAGGTGCGCGTCGTCGACATCGGCGTAGACTACGATTTCGTCCCCGCCCCGGGCCTCACCATCCGGAAGATCGCACGCGGTACCCGCAACTTCGCGAAAAATAGCGCGATGACGACGGAGGAGGCTGTCGCAGCGATCGAAGTCGGCATTTCCCTCGCCGACGAGGCGAAGCGGGAAGGGGTTGCCATGCTCGGCACCGGAGAGATGGGGATCGGAAACACCACACCTTCTTCCGCCATCATCGCCGCTCTCTCCGGGTGCTCCGTCTCCGAGGTCACCAGCCGCGGGACCGGTATCAACGACGCGGCACTGAAGCGGAAGGTCGAGGTGATCGAGGAGGCTCTCGCGCTGCACCGCCCGAACCCGGAGGATCCGCTCGAGGTGCTGGCGAAGGTCGGTGGTCTGGAAATAGCGGGCATAGCCGGTTTGGTACTCGGGGCGGCGGCAAACAGGATTCCGGTGGTGGTGGACGGCTTCATCTCCACGGCAGGAGCTCTCATCGCCTGCGAAATGCATCCCGCCGCGCGTGACTATGTCTTTGCCGCCCACTCTTCCGTGGAGGTCGGCCATGCCCTCATGCTGCAGAGAATGGGCGCCCAGCCGTTGCTCGACCTGAAGCTTCGCCTCGGCGAAGGGACAGGCGCGGCTCTCGCCATGTCTCTCATCGAGGCGGGGGTAAAGGTCCTGAACGAGATGGCGACATTTGACGAGGCCGGAGTCAGCGCAGGGTAG
- the cobS gene encoding adenosylcobinamide-GDP ribazoletransferase — protein sequence MRFFVIAFQFLTIVPLPFAVRCDDDDLGRSMAVFPLVGLVIGALLVCADYLMGALLPRSVGDLILVALCTVVTGGLHLDGLADVCDGLAARGSRERFLEVMKDPRVGAVGGAALVLALLLKYQALLALPLPCKRQVLLFFPLVARFSQVLMTVGAQRARRDGLGSLFIGGAGWGQLAVAGVSTLGIGLFLFGLNGIYCVAALAALTWSMKSWAHRRLGGITGDVIGCNSELNEIGCLLVMLMLVGGR from the coding sequence ATGAGGTTTTTCGTCATCGCATTCCAGTTTCTGACCATCGTGCCGCTTCCCTTTGCGGTGCGTTGCGATGACGATGATCTCGGGCGCTCCATGGCCGTCTTCCCGCTCGTCGGGCTGGTCATCGGCGCGCTCCTCGTCTGCGCCGACTACCTCATGGGGGCGCTGCTGCCGCGGTCTGTTGGGGATCTGATACTCGTGGCCCTCTGCACCGTGGTGACCGGCGGATTGCACCTCGACGGCCTCGCCGATGTCTGCGATGGGCTCGCGGCGCGGGGCTCGCGGGAGAGGTTTCTCGAGGTCATGAAGGACCCGCGGGTGGGGGCGGTGGGGGGCGCTGCGCTGGTGCTGGCGCTTCTTTTGAAGTATCAGGCCCTCCTGGCGCTACCCCTCCCTTGCAAGCGGCAGGTGCTCCTCTTCTTCCCGCTGGTGGCGCGGTTCTCCCAGGTGCTGATGACCGTGGGGGCGCAGCGGGCGCGGCGGGACGGGCTGGGGTCGCTCTTCATCGGCGGCGCGGGATGGGGGCAGCTCGCGGTCGCTGGCGTCAGCACTCTCGGCATCGGTCTTTTCCTCTTCGGGCTCAACGGAATCTACTGCGTCGCGGCGCTTGCGGCTTTGACCTGGAGCATGAAATCGTGGGCTCACAGGAGGCTGGGCGGGATCACCGGAGACGTCATCGGGTGTAACAGCGAGCTCAACGAGATCGGCTGCCTCCTGGTGATGCTGATGCTGGTCGGCGGGCGGTAG
- a CDS encoding histidine phosphatase family protein, with protein MTPKTRIHLIRHGEVNPAHRYNGQRDVPLSDRGVEQYHLLKPRLEKAKITACYTSDLTRCIQGGDILAGHLGITPVPVSALRELNVGEWEGLSLADIQENRPGELEERLADPVNFRMPKGETLVELSERVMPGFREIVERHRGEEVLVVAHGGVNRVILLHAIGAPLGALFNIAQDYCCLNIIDYYADGNAVVKLLNGGARE; from the coding sequence ATGACCCCGAAGACGAGAATCCATCTGATCCGCCACGGCGAGGTCAACCCGGCGCACCGCTACAACGGCCAGCGCGATGTCCCCCTCTCCGATCGAGGCGTGGAGCAGTACCACCTGCTCAAGCCGCGGCTGGAAAAGGCGAAGATCACCGCCTGCTACACCAGCGACCTCACCCGCTGCATCCAGGGGGGCGACATCCTCGCCGGCCACCTGGGGATCACGCCGGTGCCGGTGAGTGCGCTCAGGGAACTGAACGTCGGCGAGTGGGAAGGACTGTCTCTCGCCGATATACAGGAAAACCGCCCCGGCGAGCTCGAGGAGCGCCTGGCGGACCCCGTCAATTTCCGCATGCCGAAAGGGGAGACCCTGGTGGAGCTTTCGGAGCGGGTGATGCCAGGATTCCGCGAGATAGTGGAGCGGCATCGGGGCGAGGAGGTACTGGTGGTGGCCCATGGCGGCGTCAACCGCGTCATTCTCCTGCACGCCATCGGTGCCCCCCTTGGCGCCCTTTTCAACATCGCGCAGGACTACTGCTGCCTCAACATCATCGACTACTATGCCGACGGCAATGCAGTGGTGAAACTTCTTAACGGCGGAGCAAGAGAGTGA
- a CDS encoding cobyrinate a,c-diamide synthase — protein MTSAIVIAAPHSGCGKTTVSLGIMEALKRRGLRIAPFKTGPDFIDPGYHRAVTGTASVNLDGWMCPTSFISDTYAHHAAAADVAVIEGAMGLFDGIGGSSEAGSTAQVAKIIGAPVLLVVDGRSQGRSAAALVHGFTTFDPALKVCGVIFNNVGSENHEKVLREALLASNPDLPVLGCLPRDPFLAIPSRHLGLVTAEDNPLSPDFLGRLAEVIERHIDLDRLLKVSAAAPRPVLGSPAVPASDVELAVARDAAFCFVYEDNLRLLQKAGARLKEFSPLEDSALPEGVSGIYLPGGYPELFASHLSRNHAMAGAIRDAVEAGMPVYAECGGFIYLTDGVLADGVTERFVGVYPVQARMLPRRKALGYREVTFARDGLLGDTGTTARGHEFHYSEMDAVPDRVERLYSVRRKGVSLGSEGFLYKNCLASYIHLHFGSAPGLAASFVDSCREYRERITR, from the coding sequence GTGACCAGCGCCATCGTCATCGCCGCGCCCCACAGCGGCTGCGGCAAAACCACCGTTTCCTTAGGGATCATGGAGGCACTGAAGCGGCGCGGCCTGCGGATCGCTCCCTTCAAGACGGGGCCTGACTTCATCGACCCCGGCTACCACCGCGCCGTGACCGGGACCGCGTCCGTCAACCTCGACGGCTGGATGTGCCCGACTTCCTTTATTAGCGACACCTACGCCCATCATGCCGCTGCCGCCGACGTGGCTGTCATCGAAGGCGCCATGGGGCTTTTCGACGGTATCGGAGGCTCATCGGAGGCGGGGAGCACGGCGCAGGTCGCCAAAATTATCGGTGCGCCGGTACTTCTGGTGGTGGACGGCCGAAGCCAGGGGCGCAGCGCCGCTGCACTGGTGCACGGCTTCACCACCTTCGACCCAGCGTTGAAGGTGTGCGGGGTGATCTTCAACAACGTGGGGAGCGAGAATCACGAAAAGGTCCTGCGCGAGGCGCTTCTTGCCTCCAACCCCGACCTGCCGGTCCTCGGCTGCCTGCCCCGGGACCCTTTCCTGGCGATACCCTCCCGCCACCTCGGACTGGTCACCGCCGAGGACAATCCGCTCTCCCCCGACTTTCTCGGCCGCCTCGCCGAGGTGATTGAGCGCCACATCGATCTGGACCGTCTGCTGAAAGTGTCGGCCGCCGCGCCCCGACCTGTCCTGGGCTCTCCTGCTGTCCCGGCCAGCGACGTGGAGCTTGCGGTCGCGCGGGATGCGGCATTCTGCTTCGTGTACGAAGACAACCTGCGCCTCCTGCAGAAAGCGGGGGCGCGGTTGAAGGAATTCTCGCCGCTGGAGGATTCGGCACTTCCGGAAGGGGTATCCGGGATCTACCTCCCCGGTGGCTACCCCGAGCTCTTCGCCTCGCACCTCTCCAGAAATCACGCCATGGCAGGTGCCATCAGGGATGCGGTGGAGGCGGGGATGCCGGTGTACGCCGAGTGCGGCGGCTTTATCTACCTCACCGACGGCGTCCTGGCGGACGGGGTGACGGAGCGTTTCGTGGGGGTCTATCCGGTGCAGGCCAGGATGCTGCCGCGTCGCAAGGCGCTCGGCTACCGCGAGGTCACCTTCGCCCGCGACGGGCTCCTCGGCGATACCGGAACGACCGCACGCGGACACGAATTCCACTACTCCGAAATGGACGCGGTTCCGGACCGCGTCGAGCGTCTCTACTCAGTGCGCCGCAAAGGGGTGTCGCTCGGGAGCGAAGGGTTCCTGTACAAAAATTGCCTCGCCTCCTACATCCATCTCCACTTCGGCAGCGCTCCGGGGCTGGCCGCCAGCTTTGTCGACTCCTGCAGGGAGTACCGCGAAAGGATTACCAGATGA
- the thiC gene encoding phosphomethylpyrimidine synthase ThiC has protein sequence MKTQIELARAGIISEQMAAVAQNEGVSPEFVREKTAQGRIVIPWNSVRKPKAVGIGEGLRTKVNASIGTSSDIIDYASEVAKARAAEESGADTLMELSVGGDLDRVRREVIAAVDLPVGNVPLYQAFCEASRKYGNPNKLDDEMLFDIIERQCADGMAFMAVHCGINLYTLERLKRQGYRYGGLVSKGGVSMAAWMLATGRENPLYEQFDRVVGILKKYDTVLSLGNGLRAGAIHDSSDRAQIQELLINCELAELGREMGCQMLVEGPGHVPLDEIEGNIKLQKRMSGGAPYYMLGPIATDVAPGFDHITAAIGAAQSSRYGADLICYITPAEHLALPNEEDVRMGVKAAKIAAYIGDMNKYPERGRERDKEMSKARRDLDWQRQFELALFPHDAAAIRASRTPEDESTCTMCGDFCASRGAAKLFAGDLAGDKI, from the coding sequence ATGAAGACCCAGATCGAGCTAGCACGCGCAGGGATAATCAGCGAGCAGATGGCGGCAGTCGCCCAAAACGAAGGCGTGTCTCCCGAATTCGTACGGGAGAAGACGGCGCAGGGGCGGATCGTCATCCCCTGGAACAGCGTGAGGAAGCCGAAAGCGGTCGGTATCGGGGAAGGGCTGCGGACGAAGGTGAACGCCTCCATCGGCACCTCTTCGGACATCATCGACTACGCCTCCGAGGTCGCCAAGGCCCGTGCCGCAGAGGAATCAGGCGCCGATACCCTCATGGAGCTCTCGGTCGGCGGCGATCTCGACCGGGTGCGGCGCGAGGTGATCGCGGCGGTCGACCTGCCGGTAGGAAACGTCCCGCTGTACCAGGCGTTTTGCGAGGCGAGCCGCAAGTACGGCAACCCCAACAAGCTGGACGACGAGATGCTCTTCGACATCATCGAGCGGCAGTGCGCCGACGGCATGGCCTTCATGGCGGTGCACTGCGGCATCAACCTGTACACCCTGGAGCGCCTGAAGCGCCAGGGGTACCGCTACGGCGGCCTCGTCTCGAAGGGTGGGGTGAGCATGGCGGCGTGGATGCTGGCGACGGGGCGTGAGAACCCGCTGTACGAGCAGTTCGACAGGGTGGTGGGGATCCTCAAGAAGTACGACACGGTCCTCTCCCTCGGAAACGGGCTGCGGGCCGGGGCGATCCACGACTCCAGCGACCGCGCCCAGATCCAGGAGCTCCTCATCAACTGCGAGCTTGCCGAGCTGGGGCGCGAGATGGGGTGCCAGATGCTGGTGGAGGGGCCGGGACACGTGCCGCTCGACGAGATCGAGGGGAACATAAAGCTGCAAAAGAGGATGAGCGGCGGAGCACCGTATTACATGCTCGGTCCGATTGCCACCGACGTCGCGCCCGGCTTCGACCACATCACCGCGGCAATAGGAGCTGCGCAATCCTCCCGCTACGGCGCGGATCTCATCTGCTACATCACCCCCGCCGAGCACCTGGCGCTCCCCAACGAGGAGGATGTCCGTATGGGGGTGAAGGCTGCGAAAATCGCGGCGTACATCGGGGACATGAACAAATACCCGGAGCGTGGCAGGGAGCGGGACAAGGAGATGAGCAAGGCGCGACGGGATCTGGACTGGCAGCGCCAGTTCGAGCTTGCGCTCTTCCCGCACGACGCCGCAGCGATTCGGGCAAGCCGGACCCCGGAGGACGAGAGCACCTGCACCATGTGCGGAGATTTCTGCGCCTCCCGCGGTGCGGCGAAACTCTTTGCGGGTGATCTGGCAGGAGACAAGATCTAG